CAAGCCGTTCACTTAAAGTGGATCTGAACGGCTTGGCCCGGCCCGAAAAGGCGCTATACTACTGGATATCCAGACAGTATGGTGCCTTTTTTCATGAGAAAGAAATCTTGCCAGAAGGATTGGCCGCGAGTTCCTGAGAGGTTTGAGGGGATTCAAGTTAACGGCTGCGGGGCACCAGATTGCGAGAACTTTGGTCTCTCACCGGCCCCGAAGGAAAGAATACCCAAGGAATCTAATAGAGAAACGGATGATCGTCAAATTCCGGAAATGCCGGAGCCCTTCAGAATTCAGGGAACGGGTCTAAATTCTGCCTCCCTGACCTGCAAATCCTGCGAAGCTCGAAAACAAGCCGGTGAGTATTCAGGAAGCATTACCTCGGCCCTTAAGAGTAACCAGGCTGTTGCTCAAGAGCTTCATCGAATCAGCCGATATCTGTCAGGTCCTGATTTAAATTGCCCCAACGGTTGCACATGCGACGGCGGCGAAATAAAACGACGCGGGAAAACAGCCTCGGGTTCTCAACGCTATCAATGTCTTTCATGCCGGAAGACATTTACACCCAAGAAAAGAAACCGCAGCCACCGGAGACCAGAGACGAACAAGCAGTTCTTCAAGCTCCTAGTTAATCGCGTACCTTTACGCCGCATCGCTGAAATTCTGTCTATCCATCCAAAAACACTCTACGGGAAAATAGATTTCCTGCACCGTCAGTGCCTCGACTTTGCTAGTCGGCGAGAAATTGAGCTGAAGAAAATGGATCGTTCTCGCCTTTATCTGGCGACAGATCGTCAGGTGCAAATCAGCAACTGGACGCAACGAAAAGACAAACGAAATTGTGAGGTTTACGGAATCGCTACGGCCTGTCTCCGAACCGGTTATGTGTTCGCCTTCAATTTCAATTTTGATGCGAGCGTTGATCAAGATCAGATAGAAAAACACGCCATCGAGATTGGTGACTATGACCGCCCCAAGCACCATCGCAATTACGCAAGGGTGTGGCTGAAGCAGGAGTTTGCAGACGCCACCAAGCGCTCCTCTCGCCGCACAGAGCAACTGGCAGCGGGGTCCTTGGCGGAAGAGGTGCAGCGCAAGGCTGCTTTTGATAGCGCCGTTAATGTGAGTGGATCATCTGAGGATTTTGATTCCACAACGCGTCTTCCAGCCAAGGGCGTCTTGATTCACAACGAATACACCATGACAGCGCATTTCTTCCTGTTAAGGCAGTTACTGGATTCTGTCGGACGAACTCGATTTTATATGGACCAGGACACAGGGATGCGAGGTGCTTATATTGCGGCATTTCGCGACAAGATACTGGACGGGGAGTCTGATGGTTTTTTGATCAGGGCAAGCAAAGATAAAACCGTAGATGCTAAACGGCAATTAGTCCGAGATGCTCAGGAATTGATCAGTGAATATGCAGGTGCCTCCTTCCAGAAGATGTCGCGGAAGGAGAGAAAAGAAGTCATCAATCGAATGTTGATCGACCGAATTCAAAAACCACTGTCATTCCCGAATTCACCCGAAAAATGGGTTCAATATCCGGAAGCCACCATGGTGGAATCCGAAAAGATGATTGCGGCCATCACCAGGACCGACCGCTATTCTCTGGATC
This genomic stretch from Synechococcus sp. UW69 harbors:
- a CDS encoding IS1 family transposase, with product MVPFFMRKKSCQKDWPRVPERFEGIQVNGCGAPDCENFGLSPAPKERIPKESNRETDDRQIPEMPEPFRIQGTGLNSASLTCKSCEARKQAGEYSGSITSALKSNQAVAQELHRISRYLSGPDLNCPNGCTCDGGEIKRRGKTASGSQRYQCLSCRKTFTPKKRNRSHRRPETNKQFFKLLVNRVPLRRIAEILSIHPKTLYGKIDFLHRQCLDFASRREIELKKMDRSRLYLATDRQVQISNWTQRKDKRNCEVYGIATACLRTGYVFAFNFNFDASVDQDQIEKHAIEIGDYDRPKHHRNYARVWLKQEFADATKRSSRRTEQLAAGSLAEEVQRKAAFDSAVNVSGSSEDFDSTTRLPAKGVLIHNEYTMTAHFFLLRQLLDSVGRTRFYMDQDTGMRGAYIAAFRDKILDGESDGFLIRASKDKTVDAKRQLVRDAQELISEYAGASFQKMSRKERKEVINRMLIDRIQKPLSFPNSPEKWVQYPEATMVESEKMIAAITRTDRYSLDHQASLLQMGSLHSVDRFFMQIRRAISCFERPFGSGTSGRRVWYGYSPYNPDRYSQLGDIYRVYYNYCKPNDKGKTPAMRLGLAKGPVDLEKIIYLDKYTKVSS